The Saprospiraceae bacterium genome includes a window with the following:
- a CDS encoding SNF2 helicase associated domain-containing protein, whose product MNQSSRYEIVYSLSSPDVQGLMLPLAYIVEKDKNELPGYLRAQAKEENCLSYGIQIDGPHSLLLKLCEELTIESIEKNFNRNQKKPRSLSLLFEDAPLKKLLRTYVDTRMDKFLKLIRDNQIPICLDLQRKVRSQDVRLTFCDSETKPLLFFRRTQTGIHYSMQLQSGEKTYSPFGQSLLLVTDLPGWIISDNEISQLESINTNKLRPFLTKETVFINDKLTKEYFEKFIVELLGQAEVETEGFEVIKNNTITSASLKTTMDILTGKWVIEIYFFYDSARFNYADVSRKKTKLHISESGEITVIQHLRNEAEEENYVGRLLQEGFSKSNTKRFETQSNDSFDALHQIAKQKLLLEAAFSVEPINIDEKKITLASCNVIASVSLKNDWFDLNGSLLIDEVAYPLKSFFYNIRHNNPFYKLKDGTFVILPDYLMAQYGDIAAMGSESGDHWRLPKSNYTLLEQIEGIDLSKKMIVKNEEIEYQPSERLKATLRPYQIDGVKWLLSHYRNNLGACLADDMGLGKTLQVIALLTSVKDELKSNQISVQTGMQMDLFSETSHQSLSPLQTLIVLPSSLVFNWAEELRKFAPSLHVCRHVGPGRQKDKRVLGTYDIILTTYQTLLSDINLMSDMEFNYVVLDESQQIRNRNSQIFKAIHQLNTKNKISLSGTPIENSLADLWSQMQFINRDILGTYTYFNTNFQKPIEKGKSEIAVEKLKTIVQPFILRRTKEQVAPDLPELSEQIYYSEMTPEQTKRFEEEKSAARNFLMGIHKSDNKYRFHVFATLTKLRLIANHPVLSDAVYDGQSGKFNDVTFKLRELTQAGHKVLVFSSFKTHLRIYKNWLETENIRYVALTGDTLAEERRKAVSEFQNNADVSVFLITLKAGGTGLNLTAADYVFILDPWWNPFIEKQAVARAHRIGRANPVMVTRFISKASIEEKIMILQEKKKKLSDEIIEINEMPDWVGEDLGLIFE is encoded by the coding sequence AAAAAACCCCGAAGCCTATCCCTGCTTTTTGAAGATGCACCACTCAAAAAATTGCTCAGGACATATGTAGATACCCGAATGGATAAATTTCTGAAATTAATTCGGGATAATCAGATACCAATATGTCTTGATTTACAGAGGAAGGTCAGAAGTCAGGATGTAAGACTTACTTTTTGTGATTCAGAAACCAAACCACTTTTATTCTTTCGCAGAACCCAAACAGGTATTCACTACAGTATGCAACTTCAGTCCGGAGAGAAAACTTACAGTCCGTTTGGGCAGTCTTTACTGCTTGTTACTGATTTGCCGGGGTGGATAATTTCAGATAACGAGATTTCACAATTGGAAAGTATCAATACCAATAAACTGAGACCTTTTCTGACGAAAGAAACTGTTTTCATAAATGACAAACTGACCAAAGAGTATTTTGAAAAGTTTATTGTTGAACTTCTCGGGCAGGCGGAAGTGGAAACGGAAGGATTTGAAGTCATCAAAAATAATACGATTACTTCTGCAAGTCTGAAAACTACAATGGATATCCTGACGGGTAAATGGGTCATTGAAATCTATTTTTTTTATGACAGTGCAAGGTTTAATTATGCCGATGTTTCCAGAAAAAAAACCAAACTGCATATTTCTGAAAGCGGAGAAATCACCGTTATCCAGCATCTGAGAAACGAAGCCGAAGAAGAAAATTATGTTGGAAGGTTATTGCAGGAAGGATTTTCAAAATCAAATACCAAACGATTTGAAACACAAAGTAATGACAGTTTTGATGCCCTTCATCAGATTGCCAAACAAAAATTATTGCTCGAAGCAGCATTTAGTGTAGAACCTATTAACATCGACGAAAAGAAAATTACTTTAGCCTCGTGCAACGTAATAGCAAGTGTTTCATTAAAAAATGATTGGTTTGATCTGAATGGCTCCCTTTTGATCGACGAAGTTGCATACCCGTTAAAATCATTTTTTTATAATATCCGACATAACAATCCTTTTTACAAATTGAAGGACGGAACATTTGTCATTTTGCCTGATTATCTGATGGCTCAGTACGGCGACATTGCAGCGATGGGTTCGGAATCCGGTGACCATTGGCGCTTGCCCAAGTCTAACTATACTTTATTGGAACAAATTGAAGGCATTGATTTATCAAAAAAGATGATTGTCAAAAATGAAGAAATAGAGTATCAGCCTTCAGAACGACTGAAAGCAACACTACGTCCCTATCAGATAGATGGGGTCAAATGGTTGCTGAGTCATTACCGCAATAATCTGGGTGCCTGTCTTGCGGATGATATGGGACTGGGAAAAACCCTGCAGGTCATCGCATTGCTGACCTCTGTTAAAGATGAATTGAAAAGCAATCAGATTTCTGTACAAACAGGAATGCAGATGGACTTATTTTCAGAAACTTCTCACCAGTCATTGTCGCCGCTTCAGACTTTGATCGTTCTGCCATCTTCTTTGGTGTTCAACTGGGCAGAGGAGTTAAGAAAATTTGCTCCATCGCTGCACGTGTGCAGGCATGTGGGTCCGGGCAGGCAGAAAGATAAAAGAGTGTTGGGTACTTACGACATCATACTGACCACTTATCAGACCTTATTATCGGATATTAACCTGATGAGTGACATGGAATTTAATTATGTGGTATTGGACGAAAGTCAGCAAATTCGTAACCGGAACTCTCAGATATTCAAAGCTATTCATCAATTAAATACTAAAAACAAAATCTCTCTGAGTGGTACACCCATTGAGAATTCGCTGGCAGATTTATGGTCACAGATGCAGTTTATCAACAGAGATATATTGGGAACATACACCTATTTTAATACTAATTTTCAAAAACCAATCGAAAAAGGAAAGAGTGAAATCGCTGTTGAAAAACTAAAAACGATCGTTCAGCCCTTTATCCTCCGTCGTACTAAAGAACAGGTGGCTCCTGACCTGCCCGAATTGAGTGAACAGATATATTACTCGGAAATGACGCCGGAACAGACCAAAAGATTTGAAGAAGAAAAATCTGCAGCCAGAAATTTTTTAATGGGCATTCATAAGTCAGATAATAAATACCGGTTTCATGTATTTGCAACCCTGACAAAACTACGGCTTATTGCCAATCATCCGGTGCTCTCGGATGCTGTGTATGACGGTCAGTCCGGAAAGTTTAATGATGTGACCTTTAAACTAAGGGAGTTGACGCAGGCAGGACATAAAGTTCTGGTTTTTTCATCTTTCAAAACACATCTCAGAATTTATAAAAACTGGCTTGAAACAGAAAATATCCGGTATGTGGCATTAACAGGAGACACCTTGGCAGAAGAAAGGCGTAAAGCGGTATCTGAATTTCAGAATAATGCCGACGTCTCTGTTTTTCTGATCACACTTAAAGCCGGCGGTACAGGTCTGAATCTGACAGCGGCAGATTATGTATTTATTCTGGACCCCTGGTGGAATCCCTTCATTGAAAAACAAGCAGTCGCCAGAGCACACCGCATCGGACGAGCCAATCCCGTGATGGTGACCCGATTTATCAGCAAAGCTTCTATAGAAGAGAAAATCATGATCCTTCAGGAAAAGAAAAAGAAACTCTCAGATGAGATCATCGAAATCAACGAAATGCCGGATTGGGTTGGGGAGGATCTCGGTCTGATCTTTGAATAA